A single genomic interval of Amycolatopsis albispora harbors:
- a CDS encoding LytR/AlgR family response regulator transcription factor produces MADGLRVLAVDDVPPALAELCRLLEDAPEVAAVSGAPDAVTALRMIQSEPFDAVFLDISMPGLDGLEMAGLLAKLSEPPVIVFVTAHEEHAVAAYGIGAIDYLLKPVRAERLSATLARVVKMAGGGGGAEPATRQTDAMAALPVEVGGRTRYVRRSEVQFVEAHGDYVRLHTPSGVHLVRIPISRMEEYWGGAGFVRAHRSYLVALSAVRELRSDSAGGLLAHTDLGDVPVSRRHARELREQLLSAAHRGELDSPGRGA; encoded by the coding sequence ATGGCCGATGGACTGCGCGTGCTCGCCGTGGACGACGTGCCGCCCGCGCTGGCCGAGCTGTGCCGCCTGCTGGAGGACGCGCCCGAGGTGGCCGCGGTCAGCGGCGCGCCGGACGCGGTGACCGCGCTGCGGATGATCCAGAGCGAGCCGTTCGACGCGGTGTTCCTGGACATCTCCATGCCGGGCCTGGACGGGCTGGAGATGGCCGGCCTGCTGGCGAAGCTGAGCGAACCGCCGGTGATCGTTTTTGTCACCGCGCACGAGGAGCACGCGGTCGCCGCGTACGGCATCGGCGCGATCGACTACCTGCTCAAACCCGTTCGCGCGGAACGGCTTTCGGCCACCCTGGCGCGCGTGGTGAAGATGGCGGGCGGCGGTGGCGGTGCCGAACCGGCCACGCGGCAAACCGACGCGATGGCCGCGCTGCCGGTCGAGGTCGGCGGGCGCACCCGGTACGTGCGCCGCAGCGAGGTGCAGTTCGTCGAGGCACACGGTGACTACGTCCGGCTGCACACGCCGTCCGGCGTGCACCTGGTGCGCATCCCGATCTCCCGTATGGAGGAGTACTGGGGTGGGGCGGGTTTTGTCCGCGCGCACCGGAGTTACCTGGTGGCGTTGTCGGCGGTCCGCGAGCTGCGCAGCGATTCGGCGGGCGGGCTGCTCGCGCACACCGATCTCGGTGACGTCCCGGTGAGCCGCAGGCACGCGCGTGAACTGCGTGAGCAGCTGCTCAGCGCGGCGCATCGAGGTGAGCTGGACAGCCCGGGACGGGGAGCCTAG
- a CDS encoding sensor histidine kinase, whose product MPGLRALPRAEPAEVLHTARQIAAELKGGLGGRGARNAARGIRRLLDADAIGLADLSGAVVWAGHPPAGVDAGALVHNVLHTETASGRPPAQAQPLYARDDLAGVLVICGRPDRAAVREVTGWVADALERGRLEASAENAARAELRALRAEISPHFVYNALTVIASLVRSEPDRARELMLDFADYIRYSLARHGEYTTLADEFHAIETYLALQRAVLGERLTVQVRVSPEVLAVAVPYLVLQPVVENAVRHGIEPSPGKGVVHVSGVAEGTDCVISVEDDGVGMEPEKAEAILAGQGDPDSLGLANVDKRLRSVYGPWYGLVVETAKDAGTRVVLRVPRFQPGVMP is encoded by the coding sequence ATGCCGGGGCTGCGCGCGCTGCCCAGGGCGGAGCCGGCGGAGGTGCTGCACACCGCCCGGCAGATCGCCGCGGAGCTCAAGGGCGGGCTCGGCGGCCGCGGGGCACGCAACGCCGCCCGCGGCATCCGCCGCCTGCTCGACGCCGACGCCATCGGGCTGGCCGACCTGTCCGGCGCCGTGGTCTGGGCCGGGCATCCCCCGGCCGGGGTGGACGCCGGGGCGCTGGTGCACAACGTGCTGCACACCGAGACGGCCAGCGGCCGCCCGCCCGCGCAGGCGCAACCCCTCTACGCCCGCGACGACCTGGCCGGGGTGCTGGTGATCTGCGGCAGGCCGGACAGGGCCGCCGTGCGCGAGGTCACCGGCTGGGTGGCCGACGCGCTGGAGCGCGGCAGGCTGGAGGCCTCCGCCGAGAACGCCGCCCGCGCCGAGCTGCGCGCGCTGCGGGCCGAGATCTCCCCGCACTTCGTCTACAACGCACTCACCGTGATCGCCTCACTCGTCCGGTCGGAACCGGATCGCGCCCGCGAGCTGATGCTCGACTTCGCCGACTACATCCGGTACAGCCTGGCCAGGCACGGCGAGTACACCACGCTCGCCGACGAGTTCCACGCCATCGAGACCTACCTGGCCCTGCAGCGCGCGGTGCTGGGGGAGCGGCTGACCGTGCAGGTGCGGGTGTCCCCGGAGGTGCTCGCGGTGGCGGTGCCGTACCTGGTGCTGCAGCCGGTGGTGGAGAACGCGGTCCGGCACGGGATCGAGCCGTCGCCGGGCAAGGGAGTGGTGCACGTTTCCGGCGTGGCCGAGGGGACGGACTGTGTGATCAGCGTGGAGGACGACGGGGTCGGCATGGAGCCGGAGAAGGCGGAGGCCATTCTCGCCGGGCAGGGCGATCCGGACAGCCTCGGGCTGGCCAACGTGGACAAGCGCCTGCGCAGCGTCTACGGGCCCTGGTACGGGCTGGTGGTGGAGACCGCGAAGGACGCCGGGACCCGCGTGGTGCTGCGGGTGCCGCGGTTCCAGCCGGGGGTGATGCCGTGA
- a CDS encoding nuclease, with the protein MRFYPTDGDAFLKAGLRVRLNSRGGAQLRLEGIDALETHYQSQAPGGGRWHQHPALAKEGADALLRQLGFRSVERDEDGTVVSASPESVPGHILTRFADKYGRPVSFAFRGQRGRAKDGSQVHLDAKGVANSANFEQLAAGHAFPTFYSLLYVDLRQAMADAATAAREKKAGIWAHDVSTEGFRLTSRKQLQEEVVLLPKLFRRLVDYLGLDESGGVSLANFARYLDTRDDRLFTTPDGHATELATLVEVKRQQLRLTVDPERIVFLEA; encoded by the coding sequence GTGCGGTTTTACCCAACCGACGGTGACGCGTTCCTCAAAGCCGGGCTGCGTGTCCGGCTGAACTCGCGTGGCGGCGCACAACTGCGCCTCGAAGGCATCGACGCGCTGGAAACCCATTACCAGAGCCAGGCGCCAGGTGGCGGGAGGTGGCACCAGCATCCCGCGCTGGCGAAGGAGGGCGCCGACGCGCTCCTGCGGCAACTCGGTTTCAGGTCGGTGGAAAGGGACGAAGACGGAACGGTTGTCTCGGCCAGTCCGGAAAGCGTGCCGGGACACATCCTGACGCGGTTCGCCGACAAGTACGGGCGCCCGGTTTCGTTCGCCTTCCGCGGGCAGCGCGGCCGCGCGAAAGATGGCAGCCAGGTGCACCTGGACGCGAAGGGAGTGGCGAATTCGGCGAATTTCGAACAGCTCGCCGCCGGGCACGCGTTCCCGACGTTCTACTCGCTGCTCTACGTCGACCTGCGTCAGGCGATGGCCGACGCCGCGACGGCCGCGCGGGAGAAGAAGGCCGGGATCTGGGCGCACGACGTCTCCACCGAAGGATTCCGGCTGACCTCGCGGAAGCAGCTGCAGGAAGAAGTGGTGCTGCTGCCGAAACTGTTCCGGCGCCTGGTCGACTACCTCGGGCTGGACGAGAGCGGCGGGGTCTCGCTGGCCAACTTCGCGCGTTACCTGGACACGCGCGACGACCGCCTGTTCACCACGCCCGATGGCCACGCCACCGAGCTGGCCACCCTGGTCGAAGTCAAGCGCCAGCAGTTGCGCCTCACCGTCGACCCGGAACGCATCGTCTTCCTGGAGGCCTGA
- a CDS encoding amidohydrolase, whose translation MSELFLRDVRLGLDGPLVDVRVSGGRVAAIGDAAPGGAEVVDGDGGTLLPGLVDSHVHCEQWAASRRRIPLGDATSAAEVVELLVRHGHRPGEVVLGHGFRDGLWPDAPHKDLLERALPGQPIALFSADLHTLWLSPAALSLIGREHPTGVLLENDCMSATAELPSAPPEVVDRWVLEAAEAAAALGVTKIADYEYTDTITAWQRRRELGPLPTRVSCVIARHLLDTTIALGRRTGDTDGLLSVGPYKLFVDGSLNTRTAYCHHAYDGGDHGLLELPYDELVALMRRAAEHGISPAVHAIGDHANTLALDAFEALGLGGRIEHAQLVRAEDVPRFAQLGVVASVQPAHQPDDRDVADHHWAGRTADAFPYRALLSAGATLEFGSDAPVAPLDPWDGIASAVARTDDDRPAWHPEQAIPLEAALRAACGGRGTVAVGDVADLVVVAADLRTANLRSVPVTATVLGGRRTF comes from the coding sequence GTGAGTGAGTTGTTCCTGCGCGACGTGCGGCTGGGGCTCGACGGGCCGCTGGTCGACGTCCGCGTCTCCGGCGGGCGGGTGGCCGCGATCGGGGACGCCGCGCCGGGCGGCGCCGAGGTGGTCGACGGGGACGGGGGCACCTTGCTGCCCGGGCTGGTCGACTCCCACGTCCATTGTGAACAGTGGGCGGCCTCCCGCCGGCGCATTCCGCTGGGCGACGCGACCTCCGCCGCCGAGGTGGTGGAGTTGCTCGTGCGGCACGGGCATCGGCCGGGTGAGGTGGTGCTCGGGCACGGCTTCCGCGACGGGCTCTGGCCGGACGCACCGCACAAGGATCTGCTCGAGCGCGCGCTGCCCGGGCAGCCGATCGCGTTGTTCAGCGCCGACCTGCACACGTTGTGGCTGAGCCCGGCGGCCCTCTCCCTCATCGGCCGGGAGCACCCGACCGGCGTCCTGCTCGAGAACGACTGCATGAGCGCCACCGCCGAGCTGCCGTCGGCGCCGCCGGAGGTGGTGGACCGCTGGGTGCTGGAGGCCGCCGAGGCCGCGGCGGCGCTCGGCGTCACCAAGATCGCGGACTACGAGTACACCGACACGATCACCGCGTGGCAGCGGCGCCGGGAACTCGGTCCGCTGCCGACGCGCGTTTCGTGCGTGATCGCGCGGCACCTGCTGGACACCACCATCGCGCTGGGCCGGCGTACCGGCGACACCGACGGCCTGCTGAGCGTCGGCCCGTACAAGCTCTTCGTGGACGGTTCGCTCAACACCAGGACGGCCTACTGCCACCACGCCTACGACGGCGGCGACCACGGCCTGCTGGAGTTGCCCTACGACGAACTGGTGGCACTGATGCGACGCGCCGCCGAGCACGGTATCTCGCCGGCGGTGCATGCGATCGGTGATCACGCGAACACGCTCGCGCTGGACGCCTTCGAGGCACTCGGCCTCGGCGGGCGGATCGAGCACGCGCAACTCGTGCGTGCCGAGGACGTGCCGCGCTTCGCCCAACTCGGGGTGGTGGCGAGCGTGCAGCCCGCGCACCAGCCGGACGACCGGGACGTGGCCGACCACCACTGGGCCGGTCGCACGGCCGACGCCTTCCCTTACCGCGCCTTGCTTTCCGCCGGGGCCACGCTCGAGTTCGGATCGGACGCGCCGGTGGCGCCGCTCGACCCGTGGGACGGGATCGCGTCGGCGGTGGCGCGGACCGACGACGACCGGCCGGCCTGGCACCCCGAGCAGGCGATACCGCTGGAAGCCGCGTTGCGCGCCGCTTGCGGTGGGCGGGGCACGGTCGCGGTCGGGGACGTGGCCGACCTGGTGGTGGTCGCGGCGGACCTGCGGACCGCCAACCTGCGTTCGGTTCCGGTCACCGCCACCGTGCTCGGCGGGCGCCGCACATTCTGA
- the lpdA gene encoding dihydrolipoyl dehydrogenase translates to MSAHFDVVVLGAGPGGYVAAVRAAQLGLKTAIVEEKYWGGVCLNVGCIPSKALLRNAELAHLFHNEAKTFGIQVDGSVSFDFGVAHDRSRQVAEGRVKGVHFLMKKNKITEFSGRGSFTDANTLEVALTDGGSETITFGNCIIAAGATTRLLPGTAVSDRVVTYEEQILTRELPESIIIAGAGAIGVEFAYVLHNYGVQVTIVEFLDRMVPLEDAEVSKELARRYRKLGIEVLTSTRVESIDESGAKVRVTVSKDGKEQTLEADKVLQAIGFQPRVEGYGLENTGVELTERGAIAIDGFCRTNVPHIFAIGDVTAKLMLAHAAESMGIIAAETIGGAETMELDYQMIPRATFCQPQVASFGWTEEQAREKGFDVNVAKFPFTANGKAHGLADPVGFVKIISDKKYGELLGAHMIGPDVTELLPELTLAQQWDLTVHEVARNVHAHPTLSEAVKEAVHGLAGHMINM, encoded by the coding sequence ATGAGTGCTCATTTCGATGTGGTGGTGCTGGGAGCGGGGCCCGGCGGGTACGTCGCGGCCGTGCGCGCTGCCCAGCTCGGACTGAAGACGGCGATCGTCGAGGAGAAGTACTGGGGTGGGGTCTGCCTGAACGTGGGCTGCATCCCGTCCAAGGCGCTGCTGCGCAACGCCGAGCTGGCGCACCTGTTCCACAACGAGGCGAAGACGTTCGGCATCCAGGTCGACGGGTCGGTCAGCTTCGACTTCGGGGTGGCGCACGACCGCAGCCGCCAGGTCGCGGAGGGGCGCGTCAAGGGCGTGCACTTCCTGATGAAGAAGAACAAGATCACCGAGTTTTCCGGGCGGGGCAGCTTCACCGACGCCAACACGCTCGAGGTGGCGCTCACCGACGGCGGTAGCGAGACGATCACCTTCGGCAACTGCATCATCGCCGCCGGCGCGACCACGCGGCTGCTGCCGGGGACCGCGGTCAGCGATCGGGTGGTCACCTACGAGGAGCAGATCCTCACCCGCGAGCTGCCGGAGAGCATCATCATCGCCGGGGCCGGCGCGATCGGCGTCGAGTTCGCGTATGTGCTGCACAACTACGGGGTGCAGGTCACCATCGTCGAGTTCCTGGACCGGATGGTGCCGCTGGAGGACGCCGAGGTGTCCAAGGAGCTGGCGCGCCGGTACCGGAAGCTCGGCATCGAGGTGCTCACCTCGACCCGCGTCGAGTCGATCGACGAGTCCGGGGCGAAGGTGCGGGTGACCGTGTCGAAGGACGGCAAGGAGCAGACGCTCGAAGCGGACAAGGTGCTGCAGGCCATCGGGTTCCAGCCGCGGGTGGAGGGCTACGGCCTGGAGAACACCGGCGTCGAGCTGACCGAGCGCGGCGCCATCGCGATCGACGGCTTCTGCCGGACGAACGTGCCGCACATCTTCGCCATCGGTGACGTGACCGCGAAGCTGATGCTGGCGCACGCGGCGGAGTCCATGGGCATCATCGCGGCCGAGACGATCGGTGGCGCGGAAACCATGGAACTGGACTACCAGATGATCCCGCGGGCGACGTTCTGCCAGCCGCAGGTGGCTTCGTTCGGCTGGACCGAGGAACAGGCCAGGGAAAAGGGCTTCGACGTCAATGTGGCGAAGTTCCCGTTCACCGCGAACGGGAAAGCGCACGGGCTGGCGGATCCGGTCGGTTTCGTGAAAATCATCAGCGACAAGAAATACGGGGAGTTGCTGGGGGCCCACATGATCGGGCCCGATGTGACGGAGTTGCTGCCGGAGCTGACTTTGGCGCAGCAGTGGGATTTGACGGTGCACGAGGTGGCGCGGAACGTGCATGCGCACCCGACGCTGTCGGAGGCGGTCAAGGAAGCCGTGCATGGGCTGGCTGGGCATATGATCAACATGTAG
- a CDS encoding lysophospholipid acyltransferase family protein, with protein MLRKKNPRWTPLDSGRGPFTLRQAVAVTRRFPRRGRGFWYGLAIDVIWPMLVFGSRQSFRGTEHLPASGGVLVASNHLSYADPTTLTAFCLSAGRVPRYLAKAELWRLPLVGSIMSGGGHIPVHRGKPTASGAYRDAVGAVRRGECVVVFPEGGFSKEEDHWPSRGKTGIARIALETGVPVVPVANWGTHELLPPGSPLPRFFRRPRVQLVAGPPVELSDLVGADPTAAVLREATDRIMTAVTTLLGEVRGQTPPVTR; from the coding sequence GTGCTGCGGAAGAAGAATCCGAGGTGGACCCCGCTCGATTCCGGGCGGGGTCCCTTCACGCTCCGGCAGGCGGTGGCGGTGACCAGGCGGTTCCCCCGGCGCGGCCGCGGGTTCTGGTACGGCCTGGCGATCGACGTGATCTGGCCGATGCTGGTGTTCGGCTCGCGGCAGAGCTTCCGCGGCACCGAGCACCTGCCCGCGTCCGGCGGGGTGCTGGTGGCGTCGAACCACCTGTCCTACGCCGATCCGACCACGTTGACCGCGTTCTGCCTGTCGGCCGGCCGGGTGCCGAGGTACCTGGCGAAGGCCGAGCTGTGGCGGTTGCCGCTGGTCGGCTCGATCATGTCCGGGGGCGGGCACATCCCGGTCCACCGGGGCAAGCCGACGGCGTCGGGGGCCTACCGCGACGCGGTGGGCGCGGTCCGGCGCGGGGAGTGCGTGGTGGTCTTTCCCGAGGGCGGGTTCTCCAAGGAGGAGGACCACTGGCCGTCGCGCGGCAAGACCGGGATCGCCAGGATCGCGCTGGAAACCGGGGTCCCGGTGGTGCCGGTGGCCAACTGGGGGACCCACGAGCTGCTGCCGCCGGGCAGCCCGCTGCCGCGGTTCTTCCGCCGGCCGCGGGTCCAGCTGGTGGCCGGGCCGCCGGTCGAGCTGTCCGACCTGGTCGGCGCGGACCCGACGGCGGCGGTGCTGCGGGAGGCCACCGACCGGATCATGACGGCCGTCACCACCCTCCTCGGTGAAGTCCGCGGCCAGACCCCACCCGTCACCCGTTAG
- a CDS encoding nitroreductase family deazaflavin-dependent oxidoreductase: MLFGDEHVRRYEETDGEEGHDWQKGAPVLILTTKGRKTGQDRKFALIYQEHEGDYVVVASKGGADSHPGWYLNLQENPEVKVQVKADKFTARARTASEQEKAVLWPKMAAVWPDYDEYQKKTDRPIPVVVLERQG, translated from the coding sequence ATGCTGTTCGGTGACGAGCACGTCCGCCGATACGAGGAGACCGACGGGGAAGAAGGGCACGACTGGCAGAAGGGCGCGCCCGTGCTCATCCTCACCACCAAGGGCCGCAAGACCGGGCAGGACCGCAAGTTCGCCCTGATCTACCAGGAGCACGAGGGCGACTACGTGGTGGTGGCTTCGAAGGGCGGCGCCGACTCGCACCCCGGCTGGTACCTCAACCTGCAGGAGAACCCCGAGGTGAAGGTGCAGGTCAAGGCGGACAAGTTCACCGCGCGGGCCCGCACCGCCAGCGAGCAGGAGAAGGCGGTGCTGTGGCCGAAGATGGCGGCGGTGTGGCCTGACTACGATGAGTACCAGAAGAAGACGGACCGGCCGATCCCCGTGGTCGTGCTGGAGCGCCAGGGCTGA
- a CDS encoding MFS transporter, which translates to MSVLPQPGPPRVLALAQLINSCGDGAFYVTSALYFTRVVGLSATEAGFGLTAGWAAGFLASVPLGALADRRGPKATAVALALGTAAAVGAFVFISSFAAFVLAACVYASMQCGLAAARQALLAALVDQAERTRTRARLQSSTNAGLAVGASLGGLALYADTRPAYLAVFAVDVAGFVVAALLLRRLPPTPPAPARTAGEPRLAVLRDRPYALVSLLNLVMQLHIPMIGLAIPLWIVERTAAPGWTVSGLLVLNTVSVVLFQVRVARRVKDLTSASRTIRYAGVLLLASCAVFAFSTTGGPWTAALILLGAAALQALGEMMQASGAWEISFALAPDGRHGQYQGFFGSGFAVARMIGPLVLTTLVLSGGTLGWLVLGGAFLTAGLAMGPAVRWAAANRPLEADRAQVLVTARR; encoded by the coding sequence ATGAGCGTTCTCCCCCAGCCTGGACCACCTCGGGTGCTCGCGCTCGCCCAGCTGATCAACTCCTGCGGTGACGGCGCCTTCTACGTCACCTCGGCGCTGTACTTCACCCGGGTGGTGGGCCTGTCGGCGACCGAGGCCGGGTTCGGCCTGACCGCGGGCTGGGCGGCGGGCTTCCTGGCGAGCGTGCCGCTGGGCGCGCTGGCCGACCGGCGTGGTCCGAAAGCGACGGCCGTCGCGCTCGCGCTGGGCACCGCGGCCGCGGTCGGCGCGTTTGTCTTCATCAGCTCGTTCGCCGCTTTTGTGCTGGCCGCCTGCGTTTACGCCTCGATGCAATGTGGACTGGCGGCGGCCCGGCAGGCGCTGCTCGCCGCGCTGGTCGACCAGGCCGAGCGCACGCGGACGCGGGCCCGCCTCCAGTCCAGCACGAACGCCGGGCTCGCGGTCGGTGCCTCGCTCGGCGGGCTGGCGCTCTACGCCGACACCCGGCCCGCCTACCTGGCGGTTTTCGCCGTGGACGTGGCCGGGTTCGTGGTCGCCGCGCTGCTCCTGCGCCGCCTGCCGCCGACGCCGCCCGCCCCGGCCAGGACCGCGGGCGAACCACGGCTGGCCGTGCTGCGCGACCGGCCGTACGCGCTGGTGTCGCTGCTCAACCTGGTCATGCAGCTGCACATCCCGATGATCGGACTGGCGATTCCACTGTGGATAGTCGAGCGCACGGCAGCCCCCGGCTGGACGGTGTCCGGGCTGCTCGTGCTCAACACGGTGAGCGTGGTGCTGTTCCAGGTCCGCGTGGCCCGCCGCGTCAAGGACCTGACCAGCGCGAGCCGCACGATCCGGTACGCGGGCGTGTTACTGCTCGCCTCGTGCGCGGTCTTCGCCTTCTCCACCACCGGCGGACCGTGGACCGCCGCGCTCATCCTGCTCGGCGCCGCCGCGCTCCAGGCGCTCGGCGAAATGATGCAGGCCTCCGGTGCCTGGGAAATCAGCTTCGCGCTGGCACCGGACGGCAGGCACGGCCAGTACCAGGGCTTCTTCGGCTCGGGCTTCGCCGTGGCCAGGATGATCGGGCCGCTGGTGCTGACCACGCTGGTGCTCTCCGGCGGCACGCTCGGCTGGCTGGTGCTCGGTGGTGCCTTCCTCACCGCCGGGCTCGCCATGGGCCCGGCGGTGAGGTGGGCTGCCGCGAACCGCCCGCTAGAAGCGGACCGTGCGCAGGTACTCGTAACTGCGCGCCGCTGA
- a CDS encoding sugar phosphate isomerase/epimerase family protein, which produces MESRRTFLKLAAGTTVALGLTGGISAVAAAEPLTSVPLDHIGIQLYTVRSLMTADAQGTLNALGTIGYATVGVSGLYGHSPQAFRAMLDKAGLRAVLTHTSWDAMRANAVKEIETARALGVRYIVVPSLPGSLQTVAGYQLAASEFGRWGVLARSAGLKFLFHNHGVDFKTVDGRVLYDILVEETDPRFVNFELDIYWIYQGGYDPLAYFARYPGRFPVYHVKDMAPNGSFEDVGHGILDWPEIFRAHAQSGIREYVVEHDQPKVPLDSAARSYEYLRTVRF; this is translated from the coding sequence GTGGAATCACGACGTACTTTCCTGAAGCTGGCCGCCGGAACCACGGTGGCGCTGGGGCTCACCGGCGGCATCAGCGCGGTCGCCGCGGCCGAGCCGCTGACCTCGGTGCCGCTGGACCACATCGGCATCCAGCTGTACACCGTGCGCTCGCTGATGACCGCGGACGCGCAGGGCACGCTCAACGCGCTCGGCACGATCGGCTACGCCACGGTCGGGGTCAGCGGGCTCTACGGGCACAGCCCGCAGGCGTTCCGCGCCATGCTCGACAAGGCGGGGCTGCGGGCGGTGCTCACGCACACCAGCTGGGACGCCATGCGTGCCAACGCGGTCAAGGAGATCGAGACCGCGAGGGCGCTGGGGGTGCGGTACATCGTCGTGCCCTCGCTGCCGGGTTCACTGCAGACGGTCGCCGGCTACCAGCTGGCGGCGTCGGAGTTCGGCAGGTGGGGCGTGCTCGCCCGCAGCGCCGGGTTGAAGTTCCTGTTCCACAACCACGGGGTCGACTTCAAGACCGTCGACGGCCGGGTGCTCTACGACATCCTGGTCGAGGAGACCGATCCGCGGTTCGTGAACTTCGAGCTGGACATCTACTGGATCTACCAGGGCGGGTACGACCCGCTGGCGTACTTCGCGCGGTATCCGGGGCGGTTCCCGGTCTACCACGTGAAGGACATGGCGCCCAACGGCTCGTTCGAGGACGTCGGGCACGGCATCCTCGACTGGCCGGAGATCTTCCGCGCCCACGCCCAGTCCGGGATCCGGGAGTACGTGGTCGAGCACGACCAGCCCAAGGTGCCGCTGGACTCAGCGGCGCGCAGTTACGAGTACCTGCGCACGGTCCGCTTCTAG